GGAACAACCTCAGTGCCCACTGATGGATGACGAAAatgtgctacacacacacacacacacacacacaaagtattatttataaaattccataaaacttgatgaaatcttgccatttgcaacaacaaccCTGACAGCAGCATGTGAGATGAAGtaagtcagtgaaagacaaattctgtacgatcccactcatatgtggactctTGGCGGCAAGAATAGCAGCGAACCAAGCTCCCAGAAACCGAGAACAGACggctggttgccagaggcagtGGCGGTGAGGAACGAGTAAGGCTGGGGGCTCAGAGCACAGCGTGGCTACTGTGGGTCACACCGCATGGAAGACCTGAAAGCTGCCGAGGGAGCAGATCACAGCACTCATCACAGGACAAAAGCTGTGTACTTATGTATGATGACGGTGTTAACCAGACTTACTACAATCATTGGCAATACACGTATATACAACTAGTGaattatgttgcacacctgacATTATGCTGTCAATTATAGGTCAataaaaaagaccccaaatcccCAAAATGCCCTTCTAGGAGGGGAGGCCTGGCGTGTGAGCTGTCTCTCCCTGAGGAGGCTAGGTATTCTAGGGAGTCCGAGGAGAGCCTCACAACCCTAAGATAGCCatgggggacaggggtggggaggagagacgAGGGACAGCTGCTCTTCCTCATCACCTGTGccggtggtggtgggggcggggtgggaggcaGAGTCTTCCCAGGTGCCTCAGTGGTGGAATCAGGGCAGGACCCGGGAGACTATGGCCCCCCACCATTGCTACCATCCAAGCAGCgaggcttctgtttcctctgctggaGTGTGTGTTGGTTTCCCTTGTGGAGAAGGGTCTGCAGCCCAGGGGAGCACggaagcctcccctccccccatcagcTGCCTCCCAAGCTTGGCCCAAGAGGCACCTGGGCCaagtcctccctcccctcctccagccctcctGACTACTGTTCCTCAGACCTtacctgagaaaaagaaagatggtttTCGGGGACCCGACCCTGTGGTTCTTGGGGGTCTGGTGTGCCAGGTGTGGCCCAAGGGCCTCTAGCAGTCCCGGATGTAGCTTTTCAGCCTCATCAAAGATGAACAGGGTCTGGTGGCAGCGCTCCTGTGTTTCCTTGATCTCACTTGTTAGCTTCTCCTGCACGGAATACAGGGAGCTGCCgggagctggggagcagggggaggcccAAACTCATCCTCCCATGGGGGACAGCTGGAGAGCCCTAAGGCCATGCTTTGGCATCTGCAATGCATCAAGGGCTCCCACCAGCTGCCAATCCAcacttctgggggtggggctagCGCCCACACCTCTGATGAACTTCCCAGGAGATTCTCATGCACCCTGAGCtctgtggagaggaggagggctggCCAGGCCTTGGAAACAGGCCCCAGCCTGCAACCTGCCTCATGTGGTCCATGGTGAGGTCCCATCCCAGAAGGAATCAGCCTCACTTGGGGTAGGAGTCAGGCTCTAATATTGGGGAGACAGGCACAGCAGGTTCACGTGCCCAGAGGTGGCCAAGTCCCCCTTCTTGAACTCCCGGGAGCAGGTGCTCACTAGTACCCAGGCTAGACTGAGACCTCAGGGGAGAAACCTGGGTGGGACCTGTCTGGGACTCAGCCAACTGGCCCTTGGGGTACCCCACCCCTAGCCAGAGAGTCGAAAGCCCTCTGCAGTCTTCACCAGGAGAATAGGGCCAGTGTCCACAACAGGTGGGTCTGTCAGCAGAGGCCCCTCCATCCACCTCTGGCCTTCCCAGATTCTGACCTCAGACCCATCTccctaatgtgtgtgtgtgtgtgtgtgtgtgtgtgtgtgtgtgtaagtggaGAGTCACAGCAGTTCTGCCACAAAGCCGGTTTGTTCTTTCTGCGAAGCCCTGGTAGACCAGCCACCAGTCACCAGACCTTAGGACACTTCACCTCTGCCCTCCAACACTGCACTGAAGCGGCAGCTGACTCAACCATCTCTATCCTCGGAAACTTACGTAATCTTCCCAGGTTAACACACTGCAAagagcagaactgaaagccaaagacagatgtcaTGCAGCAATGACATGACATTTTGTTCATCATCTGGCTTATCTGAAATACTACATGTCTAAATGGAAGAAACCCACAAGAGCAGAGCGGCAAGGACAATTTTTGTCCCACTACTTGTTGGCGATTTGGGAAGATATGGAAAATCTTTTATGATATGCCTCCTTaaaaaggggggtgggcaggatatgggcacctgggtggctcagtctgtgaagcatatgactctccatttcagctcaggtcatgatctcagggttgtgagatcgagccctgtgatgggctccatgctgggcgtggagccgacttcagattctccctctccctccctgtacCCCATCCTCCCAAAAAAGCAGGATCTGCAACTTTCTGTCCAATGTTAATCACAATGACATAAAACTCGAAGGAAGCACAACAAAATGTGAACTGtgcttgtgtctgtgtgtggagaTTCTGATcaagtttttgcttttctctgttccACATTTCCTGCAAAATTCCCACTACTTCAAGAACAGACAACCAACACTGGATCCTCTGTTTAAGCTCGGTGTGCAGGTGATAAGGAGACAGAGCTCAAGATGCACGGTGTTTGAGTATCAGTCTTTCCTCCACATGCTCAGGGCCTGATCTTTGTGGAATGGTGTCACCAGGGCCACCAACCCCCATAGCCAGGCTTCTTTGAGGCCACCTCCTTGCAGGGAAGGGCTGATTTCAGGCCTTCCATCCCATCCCAGAAGCTGCTGCTCAGGTTGTCAGAGCCTCGTTCCCGTCCCACCGGCCCAGGCCCCCAGTCCTGCCCGGCCTCACCTCGTACACGTCCATGTACTTCGGGTGAGGAAAGTGTAGGGTGGCGATGAATGTCTTGACGCAGTTGCTCCTCAGCCCATCCCGGTACAGGTTCTCTGCCAGCAGCCGCGCCACAAAGTTCTTGCCTGTGCCGGACCAGCCGTGGAACGACAGGGCCAAGGCCTTGCCTGGCTGGGGCAGCTCTAAGTAGCCCTTCACCGTGGTCAGGACCAGCTCCCGAGCCAGATGCTGGCCGTGCAGTCGCACACTTAGGTCCGATTCCAGGcctgggagggggaaagaggcagCCATGGTGAGGTCGCACAGATGTGGTCTCCCCTAGGCTCAATGACAGCAGGGAGACTGAGCCCCTCTGAACATCTatgagggggtgctgtggggattATCTGGCCTCAGAATAAGAAACCACTGGACAGACCTTGCAGCCCAGAGGGATTCAAGGGCCATttttgaagagtttgagaaaaaaaaaattgaatgtagagagagaagggaatcaCCCTGAAGGTCCTGAAGACACCCCAGAACGGTTGACagagggcggctgggtggctcagtcggttaagcatctgccttcagctctagtcatgatctcagggtcctgggaccaagccccctAGGGGTTCCTTGCTCaaagggaagtctgcttctccctctgcccctctccccacttgtgcatgcaCCTGCATAAGCACGAGAGGTCTTtctaatacataaattaaaaatcttaaaaaaaaaaaaagaaagaaaaaaaaggaatggttgGCAGAGTCCTGTCTGGAGGAGGAAGTCCATCCCCATGCCCAAGAAATTGCTCCCACCCAGAGATTTTGAGAACCCCTAAGTGCTTTATGAAGACAACCTCACGTGAATAAATTCAGTTCAGCAAACACTTATTGAAGGTGGCTAGTGTGTTCAAAGTCCTCTGTGAGGCCTGCCTTCCTTCCAGCCACGAGATCACAGGGTATGGAGAGGGGTTCTGGGAGTCCCAGCAGAGACGGGAGGCTATACTGTCAGCTGTGGGCAGGACGATGAAGGGTGCCTTCACCCTAGCCATTCCCCCTGGactgcctctcctccccaaagATCCCCAGCCCCTCAGGGCCATGCAAGGTGCTACCTGTGAAGTTGTTGGAGATCCTGCAGTCCCCGCTGTTGCAGCAGGCCTGGAAGCTGCAGTACCACGAGGTCAGGATGTCCAGGTACTGCTGGCCCAACAGGGGAAGGCTCCAGCCTGGAAAAGAAGGAGCTGTGAGACAAggacagagcccagggccacGGGGAAGGTAGACACGGTCTCCCTGCAACCAAGCAGAGAGGTTCTTCTTGTCCTTGGTCCTCCTTCCAGAGCTGCTCCTCACTGCTCTTCCATGGGCCTGGCTTGTGCCTGGCCAGGGAATGAGCTGGAGGGGGCACCCCCAGCTTGGAGGAAGTCGATGTCCTTGTTATGAATACAGCTCTGGCAAAGGTTTGATTTGTTCAACACAGAATGCCTTTGCCAGAAATGTAAGAAAGCCAGAGCTGCCCACAAGGAGTTCGTGCCAGTCTAGCAGGGAGACCAACAGCAGCTGGTGATGCTCATTCTGCCTACTTGCTGTGAATTCCAAAGCGATGTGATTACAGCCAACCCCAAGGGTCTCTCAATTCTTTTGTCAAATGTCAATTTGAACATACCCAGCACTAGCAAAACCACAACGAAACAAAACCCAACCACTGGGACTTCGAAATCTTTTGATTTCAATGAAAAATGTTCACAGTACCATTGTAGGACTATCATTAGAAGAGCATTAGGGACCTGGAATTTTCGACCCAGACTGCAAGAAGCCTCAGAGAGCATCTGGTCCATAACAGTAATGTGACAGATAACCCCGGCGCAGAATTTGTCACTGACTAGCGGGAACCAGAACGCAGGCGCGGGGCTCTcagcagcagaagagagaagGTACTGGGGTCGTGTGCAGCCCGGGACTCTGCTGAAATTCCAGAAGGCGGCGGGGAAGAGCAGCTCGATGGTGGACTGGGAGACACAAGGAAGTGTGAGCTGTCTGGAGGGGTCAAGGACTGGCGCCGAGGGCAGGGCAGCCACCCAACCAGTCCCCTCGGCAGCCCCGGGGCCCGTCCGGGTGTATCCGGGGGAAGGAGATGACCTTCTTATGGATACAGGCCGAGGATGCGGCCCGGTCCCCAGAGGCGCCCCTGCCCGCAGCCCGGGCCGAGGCCAGGCGGGGCGGAAGAGCGGGTAGCCAGGCAGCCTACCTGACGGCCGCGGCCCGACGGCCGGGACATTGGTGCCCCGCTTCCCGGGCCGGCGCACGTCCCCCCGCCGCCCTCAAATCCCCAGTCCCCGAGCCGCGGCCGAAGGACCCCGGGCGGCCGCTCTTACCCAGGAGCCCCGCGCCAGCCTCCTCGGCGCGCTCACAGTCCTCGGGCCACACGCGGCAGCGCAGGAGCGCCCAGTACCGTCGGGAGAGCGCCGCGGCCGCCCTCAGCCGCTCGCGCAGGCCGCggaggggctcctgggccccGTCCGGCTGGCTCGCATCGTCGCCTGGTTCCGGCGCGCCCGGGAGCGgtaggagcagcagcagcagcagcagcggcggcagcagcggcaggCGGAGGCGCAGGCAAGGCATGGCTCTCCGGCCGCCGCTCTCGGTGGTGCCGGGGCGGCGGGCGGGTGCGGCCGGGGGAATGGGCGCCGCCGCGGGAACCCAGGTCCAGGCCCGCGGCCCGAGCGCACCGCGGGGCCGCCCGCAGGCACCGCCCACCGCCGGGGCTTGCTTCCGGCTGGGCGTTTCTCtggggagcctgaggaggggcggCCACCCGGAGAGTCCCCTCGGCAGTCCCGGGGCCCGGTGGAGGCCGGCCCGGTAAGGGCCCCCGTCTAGGCCTTGCCCTGGCGGCGGATGAGCCCCGGGCCAGCTCGCAGCGTGTCGCCGGGAGCCGGAGCCGGGGCGGCGGGGTGGAGAGAGGCCCTGGGGAGGCGGGGAGCTCCTCCGCCCCGGGAAGTGAAACCGCTGCAGGCAGCAGCAGGTCTCCACAGCTGGGAGTCCGCCCGCGGAGAACGGAGGCCTGAGGGCGCCAGGCTGGAGATGCTCGGCTTCTGGAAACCCCCGTCAGGGGCACTCCACTGAGGGAAGTTCGGCGACACTGTGTCCGCTCTCTTGGCTACGCTGGCAATTTTCAAGTGCTTGTGACCTCGAGCCGCTCCTCAGATGGCACTGGCAGGACTTGAGGGCGCCTTTCCTCCGGGACCCGGTCTCCACAGCATGAGCCTGCCACCTGCTTGTCGGATTTCAGAAGACCTTAATGCATTTTTCAGAATCACCCGAGTGACGGAAGCCACTTGCCTCGCGGGGCTCTCTTGTCCTTGGAACAAGGTGCTGTCTAGAGGTCGTGGGACTCGACGCATGAACAGCACAGGCTCTGTGGCTTTGAGGTTGGGTTCTCCAGGCCTCACGGTGTCCGTCTTTCAGATCACTCAGCAAACCGTGTGCTCTTTCCTCAACAGCTCCCCACATCTGCTCTCTCAGAACAGCTGCAGAAATCCCCCGAGCACCCGTTAAGACACCACCACAGTTACACTGCGGCACACTGTAGGTCTCCACCACTCAGAGTGATGGCAACACTGAGCCCAAACCTCCCACAGGGCAGCTTCCTCAGCCCTGCTCCATGTGCAGACAAGCCCGAGAAACCTGGCACGGACCCTTGACAAGGAACACACCTTTATGCTTATCCTGAAATTGAAGACATGAACTCAATCAGTGAATGAGCCTGAATGCCAACCCAGTAGGGCCTCTACCATTTCCTATGTGTGATCCTgggtattatttgccctaggctTGATGCCCTACCTAGAAAATGGCATAATAAAACAGTCACTTGACTGGGGGCCATAAGCTCGTTCAGTTTACAAGTGAATTTATGGTGATAAAATTACTCATAGTAAcactgatttcttttaaaaacccaaGTTTTGGGACTGTGAAAATAACACTCTTACTGTTAACTTTCATGTAGGACTAACTGCTAATTTCTGAAGTGTTCTGATTGAATTTAGCATTTAGTGGCAAATAAAGTAGACAGCTGGAAAGTTCTTAATTTCAAGAGgacattttttccctaaaagtttTTTCTTCACCTTTGTTAGTTCCACACAGAAACAATGGATCCAAACACCAGTTTTGAGACAAACCTCAGAtttcaataaaacatttcattctcAGGGCTCGGAGGCAGTTGGTTCCAAGTCTAGGAACGAGATCTCATGGATGATGGAGACATCTATAGGCTGTTGTGAAAACTACAGCCGCCATGATTCCTTAGCAGGCAACCCCCTCTCCAGGCTACTGAAGTGTGGTcaggagcttgttagaaaggCAGAATCTCAGGCCTCAAACCCACTCaatagaaatctgcattttaacaaaggCTAAGAGAAAAATGGGCACATCAACATGGTACCAAGCTTTGCCACGAACCTCTTCTCAACCCCGGCTGGAGGCAGACCGAACTTTCTCTGCCCTGAAAACAATCTCTGAGTAAAAATCAAGCCTTTATCTCCAATTACACTTGACATGTAAAAAGCAaattctgaaaacataaaatcaatGTTTCACAGCTCATCTATACATTGGTGGCCCCTTTGTTTAATGTTTATACTAAGGAGCAACTAAAACAACACATTGGACTCAGGGTCCTTTCAAGAGACAGGGCACGGCTGATGGAAACCATTCCATGGTTTCCCACACCCCTGAAGGAATGAAACAGGGCACAGGCCCAGGAGGCTGTGTACTTCAGAAATCGGGCTTCTCTATACAGGGCAGGCCTAGCTCACTCTCCCCGTCTTCCACGTGGGTTCTGCCTACCTCTCACCCTCCTGACCCCCTGGGATTCGTTCCTGCTCTGATTTCTACTGTAATTCATTGACATCATTCCTGACACACTTGGTGCTTCACAGTTTTCTTCTGTTGGGACCATCTGTTCTCGAGGGGACTCCCAAAGCCCAAATGTCTACTGAAGACCAAACATGAACTCTCCCTACTCCAGCTGCCTTTTCCGAGCTTTAATACCAGTCCTTCTGATATGcttgaaaagcaaacaaagccTGAACTGTATCTTAAAAAGATCACTGAAGTACACAAGGCTGCAGCCTCCCACCAGTATTGAAGTTCACGGGACAAAAGGTGGCACAAACAAAAATGCGACAAACCAAGTAAAAACTCAAGAAAGTCTGCTTCATTGTCTAGTTGGGGTTTATGATGCTGGATTTctatttcaaaagttaaaaaactgGCTGTCTGAAGAATAATAATCAGGTCCTTGGTCTCCTCCACATCTGTACAGTACTGGGCTAAATTAAGATTTGTAATGCTTTACTTCTAAAGAAGCTGCAGGAATGGGCTGAACTACTAAGTATACAAAAAGAACCTAAGAATTATCCAATGGAAACTTCTGGTAGAGTCACAACCTGGAATTAGCCTTTTGGAGGCTAGTGAGTAAGTGCAAAGGTCTTACTCATCAGATACCATGAAACAGTTCCTGTGGAGGTTTAAGCGGGAGCAGGAGTCTTTTTCTGTCCCCTAACGAAACAGACAGGAAGCTGGAAAAGAGAACACTGAAAATAGCttcaaagaagggaaaaaaaggagtaagAGGAAAAGATGATACATCGATACttattaaaatctttattcacttttttcttctttttcagaattgaaaCCCATAGAACACATTAGAAACTTGGGTGCATATCTGTCCTGTTTGGTGTCTTACCAAGCCCAACCTCCTGCTGTGTGACAGCTCTGAGAGGAAATCTTGGCAGATTAAAATCGAGGGTAGCGGTTCCTACACCTCCCTTTTGAGCAAACTAAATTAGCTTCCCAGTAAGTTACT
The window above is part of the Mustela erminea isolate mMusErm1 chromosome 17, mMusErm1.Pri, whole genome shotgun sequence genome. Proteins encoded here:
- the TOR3A gene encoding torsin-3A, with product MPCLRLRLPLLPPLLLLLLLLPLPGAPEPGDDASQPDGAQEPLRGLRERLRAAAALSRRYWALLRCRVWPEDCERAEEAGAGLLGWSLPLLGQQYLDILTSWYCSFQACCNSGDCRISNNFTGLESDLSVRLHGQHLARELVLTTVKGYLELPQPGKALALSFHGWSGTGKNFVARLLAENLYRDGLRSNCVKTFIATLHFPHPKYMDVYEEKLTSEIKETQERCHQTLFIFDEAEKLHPGLLEALGPHLAHQTPKNHRVGSPKTIFLFLSNLGGNTINAAVLNLLQAGGTREEIKLDQLAPQLQAEIAESTDTGFGHSCLVKENLIDFFIPFLPLEYRHVRLCARDAFLSQGLPYTEAALDQIAKMMVYLPKEEQLFSSQGCKSISQRINYFLP